One Deltaproteobacteria bacterium genomic region harbors:
- a CDS encoding protoheme IX farnesyltransferase: MSHPFQTAWDVGHIIATLAALYFLSAGSFAINQAQEASIDAVMPRTKLRPIPSGRISRAQAWTLGIGFVAIGALAAILVNQTVLWLGLATVFLYNVPYTLWWKKKWAFGAVPGAIPGATPVLIGYAANQPNILMPEPVYLFLLMFLWQMPHFWSLAIRFKSDYEKGGIPVLPLRVGTERTLYHMALYLFAYIATAAAAPFFTSARWGYAFLVLPLSGIVLWQFLKYFKSVYNSETKSRWLAFFLWTNLSILVFLAAPVVDRWLQYAVTMAEVEASQEEG; the protein is encoded by the coding sequence ATGAGCCATCCTTTTCAAACAGCATGGGATGTCGGACATATCATTGCGACTCTTGCGGCGCTCTATTTTTTATCAGCGGGCAGCTTTGCAATCAATCAGGCGCAAGAGGCGAGCATTGATGCCGTGATGCCTCGAACGAAACTACGACCGATTCCTTCGGGACGAATTTCTCGGGCACAAGCCTGGACGCTGGGAATTGGCTTTGTTGCAATCGGCGCTCTTGCGGCAATTCTTGTGAATCAAACTGTACTTTGGCTAGGGCTAGCTACGGTTTTTTTATACAACGTCCCTTACACACTTTGGTGGAAAAAAAAGTGGGCCTTCGGTGCAGTTCCGGGTGCAATTCCTGGCGCGACACCAGTCTTAATCGGCTATGCTGCCAATCAGCCAAACATCTTAATGCCGGAACCAGTTTATCTTTTTCTGTTGATGTTCCTCTGGCAGATGCCCCACTTCTGGTCACTCGCCATTCGCTTTAAGTCCGATTACGAAAAAGGTGGGATCCCTGTATTGCCATTGCGAGTTGGCACCGAGCGTACGCTTTATCACATGGCCCTTTATCTTTTCGCTTACATTGCAACGGCGGCTGCGGCTCCGTTTTTTACGTCGGCGCGCTGGGGCTATGCGTTTTTGGTTTTACCTTTATCTGGAATCGTTCTTTGGCAGTTTTTGAAGTACTTCAAGTCGGTTTATAATAGTGAAACGAAATCGAGATGGCTTGCATTTTTCCTGTGGACCAATCTTTCGATTCTCGTATTTCTTGCCGCGCCCGTTGTTGATCGTTGGTTGCAGTACGCCGTGACGATGGCGGAGGTCGAGGCGAGCCAGGAGGAAGGATGA